CGGTTCTTCTTCCATGGCTTCCGTGTGTGGTGCTTCTCTGGCGCTGATGGATGCAGGCGTGCCGATCAAAGCCGCCGTTGCGGGTATCGCAATGGGCCTGGTGAAAGAAGGCGACAACTTCGTTGTTCTGTCTGACATTCTGGGTGACGAAGACCACCTGGGCGATATGGACTTCAAAGTAGCGGGTTCCCGCGAAGGTATCTCTGCGCTGCAGATGGATATCAAAATTGAAGGTATCACCAAAGAGATCATGCAGGTTGCTCTGAACCAGGCTAAAGGTGCGCGTCTGCACATCCTGGGCGTGATGGAACAGGCGATTAACGCGCCGCGTGGCGACATTTCTCAGTTCGCTCCACGTATCCACACCATCAAGATCAATCCAGACAAGATCAAAGATGTTATCGGTAAGGGCGGTTCCGTAATCCGTGCGCTGACCGAAGAGACTGGCACCACGATCGAAATCGAAGATGACGGTACTGTGAAGATCGCAGCAACCGACGGCGAGAAAGCGAAATTCGCGATCCGTCGCATCGAAGAAATCACGGCAGAGATCGAAGTGGGCCGCGTCTATGCAGGTAAAGTGACCCGTATCGTTGACTTTGGCGCGTTCGTTGCCATCGGTGGCGGTAAAGAAGGTCTGGTTCACATCTCTCAGATCGCTGACAAGCGCGTTGAGAAAGTGACCGATTATCTGCAGATGGGTCAGGAAGTCCCGGTGAAAGTGCTGGAAGTTGATCGCCAGGGCCGTATCCGTCTGAGCATTAAAGAAGCAACCGAGCAGTCTCAGCCAGCTGCTGCGCCAGAAGCACAGGCAGCAGAACAGCAAGGCGAGTAAGTTGCCATTTGCCCTCCGCTTTGCGGAGGGCCTATTATCAGGCAGGACGCCTTGTTAAGCCGCCGGGGGACAGGACGTTCATCCAATAGTTGTCTTCGGGAGTGGGAAATGAAGCCTTTTTTGCGCTGGTGTTTCGTTGCGACAGCTTTAACGCTGGCAGGATGCAGCAACTCTGCCTGGCGTAAGAGCGAAGTCCTCGCAGTGCCATTGCAACCGACTTTGCAGCAGGAAGTGATTCTGGCACGCATGGAACAAATACTTGCCAGTCGGGCTTTAACCGATGAAGAACGCGCACAGCTTTTATATGAGCGCGGAGTGTTGTATGATAGTCTCGGTCTGAGGGCATTGGCGCGAAATGATTTTTCACAAGCGCTGGCTATCCGACCTGATATGCCTGAAGTATTCAATTACTTAGGCATTTATTTAACGCAGGCAGGCAATTTTGATGCTGCCTATGAAGCGTTTGATTCTGTACTTGAGCTTGATCCAACTTACAACTACGCGCACTTGAATCGCGGTATCGCATTGTATTACGGCGGTCGTGATAAGTTAGCGCAAGATGATCTGCTGGCGTTTTATCAAGACGATCCTAATGATCCTTTCCGTAGCCTGTGGCTTTACATCGTTGAGCGGAAGCTCGATGAGAAGCAGGCAAAAGAGGCACTGAAACAGCGCTTCGATAAATCGGACAAGGAACAGTGGGGATGGAACATTGTCGAGTTCTACCTGGGCAACATTAGCGAAGCAACGCTGATGGAACGCCTCAAGGCGGACGCAACGGATAACACCTCGCTCGCTGAGCATCTCAGTGAAACCAACTTCTATTTAGGTAAGTACTACCTAAGTCTGGGGGATATGGACAGCGCTACGGCACTGTTCAAATTAGCGGTTGCTAACAACGTACACAACTTCGTTGAGCACCGTTATGCATTGTTGGAATTATCGCTCTTGGGCCAGGAGCATGACGACCTGGCAGAATCGGACCAGCAATAGCTGACGACATAAACATCAGCCCGTAATCTTTTGATTGCCATCACCTTAACTGGTGAGGGCGTTGTTGTTCGTCAATACACCTACTTTGAGCCGGTTCACACTTTTCAATGAAAATTGCTAATCATTTTCACGATGAGCTAAGTAGACTGGCCGCCATTAATATCGAGGCACTTGTACTACATGGCTGAATTCGAAACCACTTTTGCAGATCTGGGCCTGAAGGCTCCTATCCTTGAAGCCCTTAACGATCTGGGTTACGAAAAACCATCTCCGATCCAGGCTGAGTGTATCCCACACCTGCTTTCTGGTCGTGACGTGCTGGGCATGGCCCAGACTGGTAGCGGTAAAACTGCAGCATTCTCGCTGCCGCTGCTGAACAACATTGATCCGGACCTGCGTGCACCGCAGATCCTCGTCCTGGCTCCAACCCGTGAACTGGCTGTTCAGGTTGCAGAAGCCATGACGGAATTCTCTAAACATATGCGCGGCGTAAACGTGGTAGCCCTGTACGGCGGCCAGCGTTATGACGTGCAGTTACGCGCCCTGCGCCAGGGCCCACAGATTGTTGTCGGTACGCCGGGCCGTCTGCTGGATCACCTGAAGCGCGGTACTCTGGACCTCTCTAAACTGAGCGGCCTGGTACTGGATGAAGCAGATGAAATGCTGCGTATGGGCTTCATCGAAGACGTCGAAACCATCATGGCGCAGATCCCGGACGGTCATCAGACCGCGCTGTTCTCTGCCACCATGCCAGAAGCGATTCGTCGTATCACTAAGCGCTTCATGAAAGATCCTCAGGAAGTGCGTATTCAGTCCAGCGTAACCACTCGCCCGGACATCAGCCAGAGCTACTGGTCTGTGTACGGCATGCGCAAAAACGAAGCGCTGGTACGTTTCCTGGAAGCGGAAGATTTTGATGCGGCGATTATCTTCGTGCGTACCAAAAACGCGACTCTGGAAGTGGCTGAAGCCCTGGAGCGTAGCGGCTACAACAGCGCAGCGCTGAACGGCGACATGAACCAGGCCCTGCGTGAGCAGACTCTGGAGCGTCTGAAAGACGGTCGTCTGGATATCCTGATTGCAACCGACGTGGCAGCACGTGGTCTGGACGTTGAGCGTATTAGCCTGGTTGTAAACTACGACATCCCGATGGATTCCGAGTCTTACGTTCACCGTATCGGCCGTACCGGTCGTGCGGGTCGTGCTGGCCGCGCGCTGCTGTTCGTTGAGAACCGCGAGCGTCGTCTGCTGCGTAACATTGAACGCACCATGAAGCTGACCATTCCAGAAGCTGACCTGCCAAACGCAGATCTGCTGGGCAAACGCCGTCTGGAAAAATTCGCCGCGAAAGTACAGCAGCAGCTGGAAAGCAGCGATCTGGACCAGTACCGTGCGCTGCTGTCGCAGATTCAGCCTGTTGCTGAAGGCGAAGAGCTGGACATGGAAACCCTGGCTGCAGCACTGCTGAAAATGGCTCAGGGCGAACGTAGCCTGATCGTGCCACCAGATGCGCCGATGCGTCCAAAGCGTGAATTCCGTGACCGTGACGATCGCTTCGAACGTCGTGGCGACCGCAATGACCGCAATGACCGTGGCCCACGTGGTGACCGTCCAGAGCGTGGTGGTGAAGATCGTCCACGTCGTGAACGTCGCGACGCGGGTGATATGGAACTGTACCGCATTGAAGTGGGCCGTGATGATGGCGTTGAAGTTCGTCACATCGTTGGCGCGATCGCTAACGAAGGCGACATCAGCAGCCGTTACATTGGTAACATCAAGCTGTTCGCATCCCAC
This region of Enterobacter asburiae genomic DNA includes:
- the nlpI gene encoding lipoprotein NlpI encodes the protein MKPFLRWCFVATALTLAGCSNSAWRKSEVLAVPLQPTLQQEVILARMEQILASRALTDEERAQLLYERGVLYDSLGLRALARNDFSQALAIRPDMPEVFNYLGIYLTQAGNFDAAYEAFDSVLELDPTYNYAHLNRGIALYYGGRDKLAQDDLLAFYQDDPNDPFRSLWLYIVERKLDEKQAKEALKQRFDKSDKEQWGWNIVEFYLGNISEATLMERLKADATDNTSLAEHLSETNFYLGKYYLSLGDMDSATALFKLAVANNVHNFVEHRYALLELSLLGQEHDDLAESDQQ
- the yrbN gene encoding protein YrbN → MKIANHFHDELSRLAAINIEALVLHG
- a CDS encoding DEAD/DEAH family ATP-dependent RNA helicase; protein product: MAEFETTFADLGLKAPILEALNDLGYEKPSPIQAECIPHLLSGRDVLGMAQTGSGKTAAFSLPLLNNIDPDLRAPQILVLAPTRELAVQVAEAMTEFSKHMRGVNVVALYGGQRYDVQLRALRQGPQIVVGTPGRLLDHLKRGTLDLSKLSGLVLDEADEMLRMGFIEDVETIMAQIPDGHQTALFSATMPEAIRRITKRFMKDPQEVRIQSSVTTRPDISQSYWSVYGMRKNEALVRFLEAEDFDAAIIFVRTKNATLEVAEALERSGYNSAALNGDMNQALREQTLERLKDGRLDILIATDVAARGLDVERISLVVNYDIPMDSESYVHRIGRTGRAGRAGRALLFVENRERRLLRNIERTMKLTIPEADLPNADLLGKRRLEKFAAKVQQQLESSDLDQYRALLSQIQPVAEGEELDMETLAAALLKMAQGERSLIVPPDAPMRPKREFRDRDDRFERRGDRNDRNDRGPRGDRPERGGEDRPRRERRDAGDMELYRIEVGRDDGVEVRHIVGAIANEGDISSRYIGNIKLFASHSTIELPKGMPGEVLQHFTRTRILNKPMNMQLMGDAQPRPDRGGERRGGGRSFGGERREGGRSEGRGEPRRFSGERRENRGPRRDEGTSRRRDA